In one Micromonospora polyrhachis genomic region, the following are encoded:
- a CDS encoding NAD-dependent epimerase/dehydratase family protein: protein MSVALVTGSGGLIGSEAVRHFAGLGLDVVGIDNDMRQEFFGAEASTAWNVARLTDDLGGAYTHHSIDIRDRNALAKIFQRYGRDIAVVIHTAAQPSHDWAVRDPFTDFDVNAGGTLNVLQNVREHCIEAPVIHCSTNKVYGDRPNSLPLVELETRWELEPDHPYYNGIKEDMSIDACLHSVFGASKVAADVMVQEYGRYFDMKTACFRGGTLTGPAHSATELHGFLAYVMRCNMERRTYNIFGYQGKQVRDAIHSSDVVSAFEAFFRAPRSAAVYNLGGGRHSNVSNREAFALAEKITGVEMVTEYREANRIGDHQWWIGSNEAFQRDYPDWKQVYDVPMILQEIYEANVDKWVPQA from the coding sequence GTGAGTGTCGCGTTGGTAACCGGATCAGGCGGTTTGATCGGTTCCGAGGCGGTCCGGCACTTCGCCGGCCTCGGCCTCGACGTGGTGGGCATCGACAACGACATGCGCCAGGAATTCTTCGGTGCCGAGGCGTCCACGGCGTGGAACGTGGCCCGACTCACCGACGACCTCGGCGGGGCGTACACCCATCACAGCATCGACATCCGCGACCGGAACGCGCTGGCGAAAATCTTCCAGCGGTACGGCCGCGACATCGCCGTGGTGATCCACACCGCTGCTCAGCCATCGCACGACTGGGCCGTCCGCGACCCGTTCACGGACTTCGACGTGAACGCCGGCGGGACGCTGAATGTCCTACAGAACGTCCGCGAGCACTGCATCGAGGCACCGGTCATCCACTGTTCGACCAACAAGGTCTACGGCGACCGCCCCAACTCGCTGCCGCTGGTCGAGCTGGAGACGCGCTGGGAGCTGGAGCCGGACCACCCGTACTACAACGGCATCAAAGAGGACATGTCGATCGATGCCTGCCTGCACTCGGTCTTCGGTGCCTCGAAGGTGGCCGCGGACGTGATGGTGCAGGAGTACGGCCGCTACTTCGACATGAAGACCGCCTGCTTCCGGGGCGGCACACTGACCGGACCCGCCCACTCCGCGACCGAACTGCACGGCTTCCTGGCGTACGTGATGCGCTGCAACATGGAGCGCCGGACGTACAACATCTTCGGCTACCAGGGCAAGCAGGTACGTGACGCGATCCACAGCTCGGACGTGGTGTCGGCGTTCGAGGCGTTCTTCCGTGCCCCGCGCTCGGCAGCGGTCTACAACCTGGGTGGTGGACGGCACTCGAACGTCTCCAACCGGGAGGCCTTCGCTCTGGCCGAGAAGATCACGGGTGTGGAGATGGTCACCGAGTATCGCGAGGCCAACCGGATCGGCGACCACCAGTGGTGGATCGGCTCCAACGAGGCGTTCCAGCGGGACTACCCGGACTGGAAACAGGTCTACGACGTGCCGATGATCCTCCAGGAGATCTACGAGGCGAACGTGGACAAGTGGGTCCCGCAGGCATGA
- a CDS encoding FhaA domain-containing protein: protein MSSGPEEEPVSVLQRFEKRLEGLVEGAFAKVFKGVVHPVEILNAMQREAEAHKAILAGGRTLVPNRYVIDLSPYDHSRLAPYAAALAQELAQSQAEFIGEQAWTVYGDVIVEIERGDGLDTGMFRVTAEVYTGGEVAPAQPAYDAPGGYPHYDQGGGYGPPPGHGGGRNIRLVSGDGRTYPLQMGSTVIGRGDQANLRLPDVGISRRHARLDFDGSQVVLTDLGSTNGTMVNGQRVSAVALNPGDMIQLGTTTLTFRVDG, encoded by the coding sequence ATGTCCTCGGGACCCGAGGAGGAGCCGGTGAGCGTGCTGCAACGCTTCGAGAAGCGTTTGGAAGGTCTGGTTGAGGGGGCCTTCGCAAAGGTGTTCAAGGGTGTTGTCCACCCTGTGGAGATCCTCAACGCGATGCAGCGGGAGGCGGAGGCGCACAAGGCGATCCTGGCCGGCGGGCGCACTCTCGTACCCAACCGCTACGTGATCGATCTCTCGCCGTACGACCATAGCCGGCTCGCGCCATACGCGGCGGCACTGGCCCAGGAACTGGCCCAGTCCCAGGCGGAGTTCATCGGCGAGCAGGCGTGGACGGTCTACGGCGACGTGATCGTCGAGATCGAGCGCGGGGACGGACTCGACACCGGCATGTTCCGGGTCACCGCCGAGGTCTACACCGGTGGCGAGGTGGCACCGGCGCAGCCGGCCTACGACGCTCCCGGTGGTTATCCGCACTACGACCAGGGTGGCGGCTACGGTCCTCCCCCTGGTCACGGCGGTGGCCGCAACATCCGTCTGGTCTCTGGCGACGGACGGACTTACCCTCTGCAGATGGGTTCCACCGTGATCGGCCGGGGCGACCAGGCCAATCTCCGCCTGCCCGACGTCGGCATCTCGCGCCGACACGCCAGACTCGACTTCGACGGTTCCCAGGTGGTGCTCACCGATCTGGGCTCGACCAACGGCACCATGGTCAACGGCCAGCGCGTCTCGGCCGTGGCGCTCAACCCCGGTGACATGATCCAGCTCGGGACGACCACCCTCACGTTCCGAGTGGACGGCTAA
- a CDS encoding FHA domain-containing protein FhaB/FipA, which yields MPPFVITVARFGFIILLWIFVFTVVGVIRRDLFAGARSSRLVAAPRVGASLVHGKPAKVKKGRAARQLVVTAGQLAGTRITLGEAQITIGRAEDSTLVITDDYASARHARLVPRAGQWFVEDLGSTNGTYLDRAKVTGPTPVPLGVPIRIGRTSLELRP from the coding sequence TTGCCCCCTTTCGTCATCACTGTCGCGCGTTTCGGGTTCATCATCCTGCTGTGGATCTTCGTATTCACGGTGGTCGGCGTGATCCGCCGGGATCTCTTCGCCGGAGCCAGATCCAGTCGTCTCGTCGCCGCACCGCGGGTCGGGGCGTCACTGGTGCACGGAAAGCCGGCAAAGGTGAAGAAGGGGCGGGCGGCGCGTCAGCTCGTCGTCACCGCCGGCCAGTTGGCCGGTACCCGGATCACGCTCGGCGAAGCGCAGATCACCATCGGCCGCGCGGAGGATTCCACCCTCGTCATCACCGACGACTACGCCTCGGCCCGGCACGCACGGCTGGTGCCCCGGGCTGGACAGTGGTTCGTCGAGGATCTCGGCTCGACTAACGGCACCTATCTCGATCGCGCTAAGGTCACCGGACCAACCCCCGTCCCCCTCGGCGTGCCGATTCGAATCGGCCGCACTTCTCTCGAATTACGGCCATGA
- a CDS encoding PP2C family protein-serine/threonine phosphatase → MTLTLRYAAHSDRGLLRDGNQDSVYAGPRLLAVADGMGGMAAGDVASNIVIGAMAPLDEDVPGDALVDALRSAVDTANQQLRDTVDANPQMEGMGTTLTAILFSGSKIGMVHIGDSRAYLLRDGEFAQITKDDTYVQMLVDEGRISAEEASSHPQRSLLTRALDGRDIDPEYSVRQVRPGDRYLICSDGLSGVVSAETIADTMRELRDPRECVERLVKLALRGGGPDNITVVIADATDQDIVEAAPIVGGAAARDRGMATSADQSTPAARASALSAPRPASPEPPDTADGPEDEEAPRRHPVRVAAIVVVVLALLGGGLWFGWSYSQRQYYVGATEDGQLAVFRGVPGEIAGLSLSSVHTTSDATLDDLTAAAQEQVKQGIQAKNEPDAERRLAELTNDDPSNPNLKPTCPPSHVPGTGQPTTTPGTAATVDPTVGPSSSSSRSATPTPAHSPEALPSDTIPPVTDPAGCRSVD, encoded by the coding sequence ATGACTCTGACCCTGCGCTATGCGGCCCACAGCGACCGCGGTCTACTTCGAGACGGTAACCAGGATTCCGTCTACGCCGGACCGCGGCTTCTCGCCGTCGCCGACGGCATGGGCGGCATGGCCGCCGGTGACGTCGCCAGCAACATCGTCATCGGTGCGATGGCCCCGCTCGACGAGGACGTCCCTGGGGACGCGCTCGTCGATGCGCTCCGGTCTGCCGTCGACACCGCCAACCAACAACTACGCGACACCGTGGACGCCAACCCTCAGATGGAGGGGATGGGCACCACCCTGACGGCGATCCTGTTCTCCGGCAGCAAGATCGGCATGGTGCACATCGGCGATTCGCGGGCGTACCTGCTGCGCGACGGCGAGTTCGCCCAGATCACCAAGGACGACACCTACGTCCAGATGCTTGTGGACGAGGGACGGATCAGCGCGGAGGAGGCCAGCAGCCACCCGCAGCGGTCGCTGCTGACCCGGGCACTCGATGGTCGCGACATCGACCCGGAATACTCCGTCCGTCAGGTGCGCCCGGGTGACCGCTATCTGATCTGTAGTGATGGTCTTTCCGGCGTCGTCAGTGCCGAGACCATCGCGGACACCATGCGGGAGCTCCGGGACCCCCGCGAGTGCGTCGAGCGGCTGGTGAAGCTCGCACTCCGGGGCGGTGGGCCCGACAACATCACCGTCGTCATCGCCGACGCCACGGATCAGGACATCGTGGAGGCGGCACCGATCGTGGGCGGTGCGGCGGCCCGGGACCGGGGGATGGCGACCTCGGCCGACCAGTCGACGCCGGCTGCCCGAGCCTCTGCCCTCTCCGCGCCTCGGCCAGCCAGCCCTGAGCCGCCGGACACGGCGGATGGTCCCGAAGACGAGGAAGCCCCCCGTCGGCATCCGGTACGGGTCGCCGCGATCGTGGTCGTGGTCCTGGCTCTTCTCGGTGGCGGGCTCTGGTTCGGCTGGAGCTACAGTCAGCGGCAGTACTACGTGGGGGCCACCGAGGACGGTCAGTTGGCGGTGTTCCGGGGCGTTCCCGGCGAGATCGCCGGGCTGAGCCTCTCCAGTGTGCACACCACCAGCGACGCCACGCTCGACGACCTGACCGCTGCCGCGCAGGAACAGGTCAAACAAGGCATCCAGGCAAAGAACGAACCCGATGCCGAGCGCCGGCTCGCCGAGTTGACCAACGACGATCCGAGCAACCCCAACCTCAAGCCGACCTGTCCGCCGAGCCATGTCCCGGGCACCGGTCAACCCACCACGACCCCCGGCACCGCCGCGACCGTCGACCCGACAGTCGGTCCGTCGTCGAGCAGTAGCCGATCCGCCACCCCCACCCCGGCACACTCACCAGAAGCTCTCCCCTCCGACACGATCCCGCCGGTTACCGACCCGGCGGGATGTCGGTCGGTGGACTGA
- a CDS encoding FtsW/RodA/SpoVE family cell cycle protein — translation MPRVRLSRSRRNSELALLLMAMALVMAYSATVEANLFDTVTADFWVPTALLTALFLGLHLVIRFLAPYADPVLVPAVALLNGLGVAFLRRIDLAKADPEERPDFPIFAGIGGTQLTWTLIAIVLAAGLLFIIRDHRSVSRYAYTLGLAGIVLVMIPAVLPRAYSEINGAKLWILIGGFSIQPGEFAKLALLVFFAYYLVRKREVLSLASRRFLGIDFPRGRDLGPVLVVWVISVLVLIFEKDLGTSLLYFGMFVVTLYVATERVSWLIIGLVLFFGGAFLAYFLGGAFPNSPFANFYVRAEIWLNPFEDPYEKGYQLVQGLLGLGTGGLFGTGPGGGQPLKVPEVQNDFIFAGIGEEIGLFGLSALLVIYLLIVERGLRAAIAVRDSFGKLLAGGLAFTLGLQVFVIVGGISGLIPLTGQTTPFLSAGGSSLMANWLLIAFLLRVSDAARRPVTGVSPRPDNRPAGVPEQLHGAPTEVIRP, via the coding sequence ATGCCGCGCGTCCGGCTGTCCAGGTCCCGGCGAAACTCCGAACTGGCGCTGTTGTTGATGGCCATGGCGCTGGTGATGGCCTACTCGGCCACGGTCGAGGCAAACCTCTTCGACACGGTCACGGCCGACTTCTGGGTGCCGACCGCGCTACTGACCGCACTCTTCCTCGGCCTGCACCTGGTGATCCGGTTCCTGGCCCCGTACGCCGATCCGGTGCTGGTGCCGGCGGTCGCCCTGCTCAACGGGCTCGGGGTGGCGTTCCTGCGCCGGATCGACCTGGCCAAGGCCGACCCGGAGGAGCGCCCGGACTTTCCGATCTTCGCGGGGATCGGGGGCACCCAGCTGACCTGGACGCTGATCGCGATCGTCCTCGCCGCCGGGCTGCTGTTCATCATCCGGGACCACCGGTCGGTCTCCCGGTACGCGTACACCCTGGGCCTGGCCGGCATCGTGCTGGTGATGATCCCGGCGGTGCTGCCCCGGGCGTACTCCGAGATCAACGGTGCCAAGCTGTGGATCCTGATCGGTGGTTTCTCCATCCAGCCCGGCGAGTTCGCTAAGCTGGCCCTGCTGGTCTTCTTCGCCTACTACCTGGTGCGTAAGCGCGAGGTGCTGTCGCTGGCGAGCCGACGCTTTCTCGGCATCGACTTCCCCCGAGGCCGCGACCTCGGCCCGGTTCTCGTCGTCTGGGTGATCAGCGTCCTGGTGCTGATCTTCGAGAAGGACCTCGGCACCTCGCTGCTCTACTTCGGCATGTTCGTGGTCACGCTCTACGTCGCCACCGAGCGGGTGAGTTGGCTGATCATCGGTCTGGTGCTCTTCTTCGGCGGGGCCTTCCTCGCCTACTTCCTCGGTGGCGCGTTCCCCAACAGCCCGTTCGCCAACTTCTACGTACGGGCCGAGATCTGGCTCAACCCGTTCGAAGACCCATACGAGAAGGGCTATCAACTGGTGCAGGGTTTGCTCGGCCTCGGCACGGGCGGCCTCTTCGGCACCGGTCCGGGCGGCGGTCAGCCGCTGAAGGTGCCCGAGGTGCAGAACGACTTCATCTTCGCCGGCATCGGTGAGGAGATCGGGTTGTTCGGGCTCTCCGCCCTGCTGGTGATCTACCTGCTGATCGTCGAGCGGGGCCTGCGGGCGGCGATCGCCGTACGGGACTCGTTCGGGAAGCTGCTCGCCGGTGGCCTCGCCTTCACCCTCGGGTTGCAGGTGTTCGTGATCGTCGGTGGGATCAGCGGGCTGATCCCACTGACCGGCCAGACCACTCCGTTCCTCTCCGCCGGTGGCTCCTCACTGATGGCCAACTGGCTCCTCATTGCCTTCCTGCTGCGGGTCTCCGATGCGGCGCGTCGGCCGGTGACCGGAGTCAGTCCCCGGCCGGACAACCGGCCAGCGGGGGTGCCGGAACAGCTGCACGGCGCTCCGACGGAGGTGATTCGACCGTGA
- a CDS encoding penicillin-binding transpeptidase domain-containing protein: MNAPLRRVGVVVMILFGLLFANLNWVQGYKADEYRTSDYNGRVQVAEYDRKRGNIEVGGTAVAVSKETSGNLKFLRTYPKGDAYAHVLGYQPVNLAAVGIERSENDFLAGNSDQLFGDRVKDLFTGEQTAGGNVLLSLSRTAQERAFTELANNRAGASKGAAVAIDPKTGAIQALVSMPSFDPNPLTSHSSKEAEAAYQKLEADKNGPLKNRALAETLPPGSTFKVVVAAAALENGYTKDGMIPAGPSYRAPTAGTDIRNAVPSICPESQVTLINALTESCNTGFAQIGVNLGAAKIKEKAREFGFEQENLTCGRLDEGGLPVAASRTGAMQNPDGSEDKAALAQSSIGQNNVRMTPLEGAMIAGAVANGGTQMRPYLVQKLLGPDRTTTHYTAVPRQLRESVSGQVASDLREMMTSVVQNGTGRNARISGYTVGGKTGTAESGAQVDEHGWFIGFVMKGNEPISAVAVMLESTGDGGSAEAARIAAQIMRAVIQDRGGK, from the coding sequence GTGAACGCGCCATTACGCCGTGTCGGCGTGGTCGTCATGATCCTGTTCGGTCTGCTCTTCGCCAACCTCAACTGGGTGCAGGGCTACAAGGCCGACGAATACCGCACCAGCGACTACAACGGTCGGGTCCAGGTCGCCGAGTACGACCGCAAGCGCGGCAACATCGAGGTCGGCGGCACGGCCGTGGCGGTGAGCAAGGAGACCAGCGGAAACCTTAAGTTCCTGCGCACCTACCCCAAGGGCGACGCCTACGCGCACGTGCTGGGCTACCAGCCGGTCAACCTGGCGGCAGTCGGGATCGAGCGCAGCGAGAACGACTTCCTCGCCGGCAACAGCGACCAGCTCTTCGGCGACCGCGTGAAGGACCTCTTCACCGGCGAGCAGACCGCCGGCGGCAACGTGCTGTTGAGCCTGTCCCGTACCGCCCAGGAACGGGCGTTCACCGAACTGGCCAACAACCGGGCCGGGGCCAGCAAGGGCGCGGCGGTGGCGATCGACCCGAAGACCGGTGCCATCCAGGCCCTGGTCTCCATGCCGAGCTTCGATCCCAATCCGTTGACCAGCCACAGCAGCAAGGAGGCGGAGGCGGCCTACCAGAAGTTGGAGGCTGACAAGAACGGTCCGCTCAAGAATCGCGCGCTGGCCGAGACACTGCCGCCCGGCTCGACCTTCAAGGTGGTCGTCGCGGCGGCGGCCCTGGAGAACGGGTACACCAAGGACGGCATGATCCCGGCCGGACCGAGTTACCGTGCGCCCACCGCCGGTACGGACATCCGCAACGCCGTCCCGTCCATCTGCCCCGAGTCGCAGGTGACGCTGATCAACGCGCTCACCGAGTCGTGCAATACCGGATTCGCCCAGATCGGGGTCAACCTCGGCGCGGCGAAGATCAAGGAAAAGGCTCGGGAGTTCGGCTTCGAGCAGGAGAACCTGACCTGCGGTCGGCTCGACGAGGGCGGCCTGCCGGTGGCGGCCAGTCGTACCGGGGCGATGCAGAACCCGGACGGCAGCGAGGACAAGGCCGCGCTCGCCCAGTCGTCGATCGGGCAGAACAACGTCCGGATGACCCCCCTGGAAGGGGCGATGATCGCCGGAGCGGTGGCCAACGGTGGCACGCAGATGCGGCCCTACCTGGTGCAGAAGCTGCTCGGGCCGGACCGGACCACCACCCACTACACCGCCGTACCCCGCCAGCTACGCGAGTCGGTCAGCGGCCAGGTCGCCAGCGACCTGCGGGAGATGATGACCAGCGTCGTGCAGAACGGCACCGGCCGCAACGCTCGGATCAGCGGTTACACGGTCGGTGGCAAGACCGGTACGGCGGAATCCGGGGCACAGGTCGACGAGCACGGCTGGTTCATCGGTTTCGTGATGAAGGGCAACGAACCGATCTCCGCGGTGGCGGTCATGCTTGAGTCGACCGGCGACGGCGGTAGCGCGGAGGCTGCCCGGATCGCTGCCCAGATCATGCGCGCCGTAATCCAGGACCGGGGAGGCAAGTGA
- a CDS encoding serine/threonine-protein kinase, whose amino-acid sequence MLSPGVELGNRYRLDERIASGGMGDVWRGTDQVLGRTVAVKSLLPALLDEPGFAERFRGEARTMATINHPGVVDVYDFGSDQQIAFLVMEYVEGDALSRTLGRVGRLTPARTMALMAQAADALQAAHDKGIVHRDVKPGNLLVRPNGTLVLTDFGIARSDMVGQLTAAGSVLGTASYISPEQASGATATPASDVYALGVVAYQCLAGRRPFEGDNPLEIAMKHVRDLPRPLPADIPPAIRAIVERALAKDPAARWPSASALAAVARQAAVAKAGPAPVVIPAQPTSPPRFGPVGVPPRPGMVSAPPAHPGPGVPGSPVAAPGHGRAAPPRPPTAATGMPPRPPMTPAGPVYPPVSPVAGGQPRGAAAVSSVPRQPTHQGYARPPAAAPAEPESVLNRPLVVVLVIAVGVLVMICAGVISYRMTQDDAAIGQGNRSVSMMTARLQMRSEGDGSRIEPYRQVERAARAGWATRLSEGRTTR is encoded by the coding sequence ATGCTCAGCCCTGGTGTCGAGCTCGGCAACCGGTATCGGCTCGACGAGCGGATCGCCAGTGGTGGCATGGGCGACGTGTGGCGCGGCACCGACCAGGTGCTCGGCCGTACGGTGGCGGTAAAGAGCCTGCTCCCCGCGCTGCTGGACGAGCCCGGCTTCGCCGAGCGGTTCCGCGGCGAGGCCCGCACCATGGCGACCATCAACCACCCGGGCGTGGTCGACGTCTACGACTTCGGCAGCGATCAGCAGATCGCCTTCCTGGTGATGGAGTACGTCGAGGGCGACGCCCTGTCCCGGACCCTGGGTCGGGTCGGTCGGCTCACCCCGGCCCGCACCATGGCGTTGATGGCCCAGGCGGCCGACGCCCTCCAGGCCGCCCACGACAAGGGCATCGTGCATCGGGACGTCAAGCCCGGCAACCTGCTGGTCCGGCCGAACGGCACGCTGGTCCTCACCGACTTCGGCATCGCCCGTTCGGACATGGTCGGGCAGCTCACCGCCGCCGGGTCGGTGCTCGGCACCGCGTCGTACATCTCACCCGAGCAGGCATCGGGCGCGACCGCGACTCCCGCTTCCGACGTGTACGCCCTCGGCGTGGTCGCCTACCAGTGCCTGGCCGGTCGACGGCCGTTCGAGGGCGACAACCCGCTCGAGATCGCGATGAAGCACGTTCGGGACCTGCCCCGGCCTCTGCCCGCCGACATCCCACCGGCCATCCGGGCCATCGTCGAACGTGCCCTGGCGAAGGATCCGGCGGCGCGCTGGCCGAGCGCTTCCGCGCTGGCGGCGGTCGCCCGCCAGGCGGCGGTGGCCAAGGCCGGACCGGCCCCGGTGGTGATACCGGCACAGCCCACCAGCCCACCGAGGTTCGGACCGGTCGGCGTGCCGCCCCGCCCCGGCATGGTCAGTGCTCCGCCGGCCCATCCCGGCCCCGGCGTCCCCGGCTCACCGGTGGCGGCCCCCGGCCACGGCCGGGCGGCACCACCGCGTCCACCGACGGCGGCGACCGGCATGCCGCCGCGACCCCCGATGACCCCAGCGGGACCTGTCTACCCGCCGGTCAGCCCGGTTGCCGGCGGTCAACCCCGGGGGGCCGCCGCCGTATCGTCCGTGCCGCGCCAGCCGACCCACCAGGGGTACGCTCGCCCGCCGGCCGCCGCACCGGCGGAGCCGGAGAGCGTCCTCAACCGACCATTGGTGGTCGTGCTCGTGATCGCGGTGGGCGTATTGGTGATGATCTGCGCGGGCGTGATTTCCTATCGGATGACGCAGGACGACGCTGCCATTGGTCAAGGCAACCGAAGCGTGTCGATGATGACGGCCAGGTTGCAGATGAGGAGCGAGGGCGACGGATCGCGGATTGAGCCGTACCGTCAGGTGGAGCGGGCCGCGCGTGCCGGCTGGGCGACGAGACTGAGCGAAGGACGAACGACGAGATGA
- the pknB gene encoding Stk1 family PASTA domain-containing Ser/Thr kinase, giving the protein MTAQARLLGGRYQVGELLGYGGMAEVHRGRDLRLGRDVAIKMLRTDLARDATFQMRFRREAQNAASLNHPAIVAVYDTGEETAPTGETIPFIVMEFVNGRTLKEVLAAEGRLMPRRVMEISADICAALEFSHRHGIIHRDIKPGNVMLTLTGQVKVMDFGIARALASGATTMTQTSAVIGTAQYLSPEQARGEAVDARSDVYAAGCVVFELLCGHPPFVGDSPVSVAYQHVREDPPTPSSINPDITPPIDAIILKALSKNPLNRYQSAGEMRADLLRAATGRPVMATPVMQHDETVPMAPSGGRSAAGGAGGGRPTPPSARVGDGRRRTPAWVMATLSGLGVLAVIALVAGIVLSNQPKNVTVPTVLDMSRADAIAELTKAKLQYQVGEEEFTSTCKKGLVTRQDPQPSEEVAEQTPVTIRVCGGAPQVKIPELVGGEFDFVEGQLKGLKLKVTRKDVENERPEGIVVKLSPAPGEMVAENTEIIVEVSKGNLKAVPDVVDKTEQEARAELIAAGFRVSVKYRDSNKTPGTVLDQSPNANQKRRTGTVITITVAREMQPSQGPSGTPSASPPAGG; this is encoded by the coding sequence ATGACTGCGCAGGCCCGCCTGCTGGGAGGCAGGTACCAGGTCGGCGAGCTGCTCGGCTATGGCGGCATGGCCGAGGTGCACCGAGGGCGCGACCTCAGACTCGGTCGGGACGTCGCCATCAAGATGCTGCGTACGGACCTCGCCCGGGATGCGACCTTCCAGATGCGGTTCCGGCGGGAGGCGCAGAACGCGGCGTCGCTCAACCACCCGGCGATCGTCGCCGTCTACGACACCGGCGAGGAGACCGCCCCCACCGGCGAGACGATTCCGTTCATCGTGATGGAGTTCGTCAACGGGCGCACGCTCAAGGAGGTGCTCGCCGCCGAGGGGCGGTTGATGCCCCGCCGGGTGATGGAGATCAGCGCGGACATCTGCGCCGCGCTGGAGTTCAGCCACCGGCACGGGATCATCCACCGGGACATCAAGCCCGGCAACGTGATGCTCACCCTGACCGGCCAGGTCAAGGTCATGGACTTCGGTATCGCCCGCGCGTTGGCCAGCGGTGCGACCACGATGACCCAGACGAGTGCGGTGATCGGCACCGCGCAGTACCTCTCGCCCGAGCAGGCGCGCGGTGAGGCGGTGGACGCCCGCTCCGATGTCTACGCCGCCGGTTGCGTGGTGTTCGAACTGCTCTGCGGTCACCCGCCGTTCGTCGGGGACAGCCCGGTCAGCGTGGCCTACCAGCATGTGCGGGAGGACCCGCCGACGCCGAGCAGTATCAACCCGGACATCACCCCGCCGATCGACGCGATCATCCTCAAGGCGCTGTCGAAGAACCCGCTCAACCGCTACCAGAGCGCCGGCGAAATGCGTGCCGACCTGCTCCGGGCCGCCACGGGGCGGCCGGTCATGGCGACGCCGGTCATGCAACACGACGAGACCGTGCCGATGGCCCCCTCCGGCGGGCGGTCGGCTGCCGGAGGTGCCGGCGGAGGGCGTCCCACCCCGCCCTCGGCTCGGGTGGGCGACGGCCGGCGGCGTACTCCGGCCTGGGTGATGGCCACGCTCAGCGGTCTCGGTGTGCTCGCGGTGATCGCCCTGGTAGCCGGTATCGTCCTCTCCAACCAGCCGAAGAATGTCACGGTGCCGACCGTGCTGGACATGTCGCGGGCCGACGCCATCGCCGAACTCACCAAGGCGAAGTTGCAGTACCAGGTCGGCGAGGAGGAGTTCACCTCCACCTGCAAGAAGGGGTTGGTGACCCGGCAGGACCCGCAGCCCAGCGAAGAGGTCGCCGAGCAGACCCCGGTCACCATCCGGGTCTGCGGTGGGGCGCCGCAGGTGAAGATCCCCGAGCTGGTCGGCGGGGAGTTCGACTTCGTGGAGGGCCAGCTCAAGGGCCTGAAGCTCAAGGTCACCCGCAAGGACGTGGAGAACGAGCGGCCAGAGGGCATCGTCGTGAAGCTCTCCCCGGCGCCCGGCGAGATGGTGGCCGAGAACACGGAGATCATCGTCGAGGTGTCCAAGGGCAACCTCAAGGCGGTACCGGACGTGGTCGACAAGACGGAGCAGGAGGCCAGGGCGGAACTGATCGCTGCCGGTTTCCGGGTGAGCGTGAAGTACCGGGACTCCAACAAGACCCCGGGTACGGTGCTCGACCAGAGCCCGAACGCCAATCAGAAGCGGCGTACCGGCACCGTCATCACGATCACCGTCGCTCGCGAGATGCAACCGAGCCAGGGGCCGAGTGGCACGCCGTCGGCGAGCCCACCGGCGGGCGGCTGA
- a CDS encoding aminodeoxychorismate/anthranilate synthase component II: protein MRVLVIDNYDSFVFNLVQYLGQLGAECDVRRNDEIGLDEIDRLDVAGILLSPGPGTPERAGICLDVIREYGGRLPIFGVCLGHQAIGAAFGGTVDRAPELLHGKTSQVWHKGAGILAGLPDPFTATRYHSLTVLPATLPHEIEVTGWTESGVVMAMRHRTLPIEGVQFHPESVLSEGGHLMLANWLARCGLPAAVDRAPALAAEVDARRRAAFAAG, encoded by the coding sequence ATGCGTGTCCTGGTGATCGACAACTACGACTCGTTCGTGTTCAACCTGGTGCAGTACCTGGGCCAACTCGGCGCGGAGTGCGACGTACGGCGTAACGACGAGATCGGCCTCGACGAGATCGATCGGCTGGACGTGGCCGGGATCCTGCTCTCACCCGGGCCCGGTACGCCCGAACGGGCCGGGATCTGCCTCGACGTGATCCGGGAGTACGGTGGCAGGCTGCCGATCTTCGGGGTCTGCCTCGGCCACCAGGCCATCGGTGCCGCCTTCGGCGGCACGGTGGACCGGGCACCCGAGTTGCTACACGGCAAGACCTCACAGGTCTGGCACAAGGGTGCCGGGATACTTGCCGGCCTGCCCGATCCGTTCACGGCGACCCGCTACCACTCGCTGACCGTCCTGCCGGCGACCCTGCCGCACGAGATCGAGGTAACCGGCTGGACCGAGTCCGGGGTGGTGATGGCGATGCGGCACCGCACCCTGCCGATCGAGGGGGTGCAGTTCCACCCGGAGTCGGTGCTCAGTGAGGGCGGGCATCTGATGCTGGCCAATTGGCTGGCCCGCTGTGGCCTACCGGCGGCGGTGGACCGAGCCCCCGCCCTGGCCGCCGAGGTCGACGCCCGGCGGCGGGCGGCCTTCGCCGCCGGCTGA